A genomic window from Acinetobacter chinensis includes:
- a CDS encoding GNAT family N-acetyltransferase produces the protein MTDFKIRKFAEQDKTAVVNLLNQAYREESSSWTTEYGLVNGARINEQQLDSFTGDIRNHFYVMEQAYLNDATVSIIGCIGITELHQAVEIGTFCVKPRRQNSGLGKVLLEFAEQTVLNEFDAINEFQMYVLDVRAELIEYYARRGYVQTGITEEYPVHADVGVPLQSIMLLQLKKTVEK, from the coding sequence AACTGCAGTCGTAAACCTGCTGAATCAGGCGTACAGAGAAGAATCCTCATCATGGACAACTGAATATGGTCTGGTCAATGGTGCAAGGATTAATGAACAGCAGCTGGACAGTTTTACAGGCGATATCCGTAACCACTTTTATGTCATGGAACAGGCGTATCTAAATGACGCAACTGTTTCCATAATTGGTTGTATTGGGATTACGGAACTTCATCAGGCCGTGGAAATAGGGACTTTCTGTGTAAAACCGAGGAGGCAGAACTCGGGGCTTGGAAAAGTGCTGCTGGAATTTGCAGAGCAGACAGTGCTGAATGAGTTTGATGCAATCAATGAATTTCAGATGTATGTCCTGGATGTCAGGGCAGAACTGATAGAATACTATGCACGCCGAGGCTATGTACAAACAGGTATTACAGAAGAATATCCTGTGCATGCAGATGTAGGTGTTCCATTACAGTCCATCATGTTGCTTCAGTTGAAAAAAACAGTCGAAAAATAA
- a CDS encoding alpha/beta hydrolase family protein, producing MTNPEILQIRCQDNYILSANYYAASTDAPQQPYPVLLCPATGITKGFYHAFAEWLSLQGFNVLSFDFRGIGESLYGPVSKSTASISQWGQLDIPAAQKVLLEKTHSDKIILLGHSAGGQLLGINPDYQQVAKVIAVSGSTGHIKGLKGQTRIMAPIFFKLVFPAARYTIGYGPTKAVGMGENLPKDVAREWAQFCSKPGYVMNAIGKTVTEHYHDQITIPVTALWSTDDEIATEANVKDLLRLYPNAETRMIELKPEAYNHKSIGHMLMFRKSHQNLWNVIKDQLAV from the coding sequence ATGACAAATCCAGAAATACTCCAAATCCGTTGCCAGGATAATTATATTTTAAGCGCTAACTATTATGCAGCAAGCACAGATGCTCCCCAGCAACCCTACCCCGTCCTGTTATGCCCCGCCACAGGTATCACCAAGGGTTTTTATCATGCATTTGCTGAATGGCTGAGCTTACAGGGTTTTAATGTACTAAGCTTTGACTTTAGGGGCATTGGTGAGTCACTTTATGGTCCAGTCAGTAAGTCTACAGCTTCAATCAGCCAGTGGGGACAGCTTGATATTCCTGCGGCTCAGAAGGTTTTACTGGAAAAAACCCACTCAGACAAAATCATACTGCTGGGACACAGTGCAGGCGGTCAGCTGCTGGGCATTAACCCTGACTATCAACAAGTCGCCAAAGTCATTGCTGTATCAGGCTCAACTGGTCATATCAAAGGACTGAAAGGTCAGACCCGCATTATGGCACCTATATTCTTTAAACTGGTTTTCCCTGCTGCACGTTACACCATTGGCTATGGACCAACCAAAGCTGTCGGTATGGGTGAAAATCTGCCCAAAGATGTTGCAAGAGAATGGGCGCAGTTCTGCAGCAAGCCAGGTTATGTCATGAATGCGATTGGAAAAACTGTCACTGAACATTATCATGACCAGATTACCATCCCTGTGACTGCTCTATGGTCAACTGACGATGAGATTGCAACCGAAGCCAATGTCAAAGATCTGCTCCGACTTTATCCAAATGCAGAAACCAGAATGATTGAGCTCAAACCGGAAGCATATAATCACAAAAGTATTGGACACATGCTGATGTTCCGTAAATCTCATCAGAACCTATGGAATGTCATCAAAGATCAGCTTGCCGTTTAA
- the pyrF gene encoding orotidine-5'-phosphate decarboxylase, with protein MSIIVALDAKSQNDALAIADQLDPSLCRVKVGKELFTHEGASIVKALHNRGFEVFLDLKFHDIPNTTAQAVCAAADMGVWMVNVHASGGRKMMETCVERLKAGNYQTQLIAVTVLTSMGREDLRDIGLDIEPFEQVQRLAKLTKESGLDGVVCSAQEAKMLREQLGADFSLVTPGIRPEGSDADDQKRIVTPKQAMLDGSTHLVIGRPVTKSANPGQTLKDILATL; from the coding sequence GTGAGTATTATTGTTGCCCTGGATGCAAAAAGCCAGAATGATGCTTTAGCTATCGCAGATCAGCTTGATCCATCACTGTGTCGTGTAAAAGTGGGTAAAGAACTGTTTACTCATGAAGGTGCTTCAATTGTGAAGGCATTGCACAACAGAGGTTTTGAAGTTTTCCTTGATCTTAAATTTCATGATATTCCGAATACAACCGCTCAGGCTGTCTGTGCAGCAGCAGATATGGGTGTGTGGATGGTTAATGTTCATGCTTCTGGTGGACGCAAAATGATGGAAACCTGTGTTGAACGTTTAAAAGCAGGCAACTATCAGACTCAGTTAATTGCGGTCACTGTTCTGACTTCAATGGGTCGTGAAGATTTACGTGATATTGGTCTGGATATTGAGCCTTTTGAACAGGTACAGCGTCTTGCAAAACTGACAAAAGAAAGTGGGCTGGATGGTGTGGTCTGCTCAGCACAGGAAGCAAAAATGCTTCGTGAACAGCTTGGCGCAGATTTTTCACTGGTGACTCCAGGGATTCGCCCTGAGGGTTCAGATGCGGATGATCAGAAACGTATTGTGACACCTAAACAGGCGATGCTTGATGGTTCAACACACTTGGTGATTGGACGTCCGGTGACTAAGTCTGCAAATCCTGGTCAG